The following coding sequences are from one Paenibacillus sp. FSL R5-0912 window:
- a CDS encoding ASCH domain-containing protein, with protein MTLTPAIAQYWESYLQDHPEAAENFDSAWAFGDNPRLADELLELVLAGIKTGTAQNYELNDAHGTPLPFAGGLSVLLDSTGQPRGIIETTKVEIVPFADVTAEFAYSEGEDDRSLESWRYNHEVFFTRELEDEGKPFDPGMRVICETFRLVHINKKL; from the coding sequence GTGACATTAACCCCGGCAATAGCACAATACTGGGAGTCTTATCTGCAAGACCATCCTGAGGCAGCGGAGAATTTCGACAGCGCCTGGGCTTTTGGCGACAACCCCCGGCTGGCCGATGAACTGCTGGAGCTGGTCCTGGCTGGAATCAAGACTGGAACGGCACAAAATTATGAGTTAAATGATGCACACGGTACGCCTCTGCCCTTTGCGGGCGGGCTATCCGTGCTGCTGGACAGTACGGGGCAGCCGCGCGGAATCATCGAGACTACGAAGGTTGAGATTGTTCCGTTTGCGGATGTAACGGCTGAGTTCGCGTATTCTGAAGGGGAGGATGACCGCAGCCTCGAATCGTGGCGCTATAACCATGAAGTATTCTTCACCAGAGAGCTTGAGGATGAAGGTAAGCCATTCGACCCTGGTATGCGGGTCATCTGCGAGACCTTTCGACTGGTGCATATCAATAAAAAACTGTAA
- a CDS encoding aldolase catalytic domain-containing protein, producing MKTNQSKIVDCTIRDGGLVNNWDFSIEFVQKLYAGLNEAGVDYMEIGYKNSPKLLKGSEGAGPWRFLNDDFLRKVIPQKGHTKLSALVDIGRVDVNDILPRSESMLDLIRVACYSKDVDKALELVQTFHDLGYETTINIMALSNVMENELLEAFEQIRESVVDVVYIVDSYGSLDHNDIHYLVEKFRTHLPDKRLGVHTHNNLQLAFSNTLIAAEKGVELLDASCYGMGRAAGNCPTELLVTHLKNTKYTLRPVLDIVENLMIPLREKEEWGYIIPYMITGTLDEHPRSAMALRSSADKDKAVDFYDKLTTPEVNFGDK from the coding sequence GTGAAGACTAATCAGAGCAAAATTGTCGATTGTACCATCCGTGACGGGGGATTGGTGAATAACTGGGATTTCAGTATTGAATTTGTTCAGAAATTATACGCTGGTTTGAATGAAGCCGGTGTTGATTATATGGAAATCGGATATAAAAACTCACCGAAGTTGCTGAAAGGGTCCGAGGGTGCCGGGCCGTGGCGTTTTCTTAATGATGATTTCCTGCGCAAGGTTATTCCGCAAAAAGGCCACACCAAGCTGTCGGCACTGGTCGATATCGGCCGTGTTGACGTGAATGATATCCTGCCCCGCAGTGAGAGTATGCTGGACCTGATCCGTGTAGCCTGCTATAGCAAAGATGTGGACAAGGCGCTTGAGCTGGTGCAGACCTTCCACGATCTGGGGTACGAGACTACGATTAATATTATGGCTCTATCCAATGTCATGGAGAATGAACTGCTTGAAGCGTTTGAACAGATCCGCGAAAGCGTCGTTGATGTTGTATATATCGTTGATTCCTACGGCAGTCTGGATCACAATGACATCCATTACCTGGTAGAGAAGTTCAGAACACATTTGCCGGATAAACGCCTGGGTGTACATACGCATAACAATCTGCAGCTGGCCTTCTCCAATACACTGATTGCAGCGGAAAAAGGTGTCGAACTGCTGGACGCTTCCTGCTACGGCATGGGCCGTGCTGCCGGCAATTGTCCTACAGAGCTGCTGGTTACCCATTTGAAGAATACCAAGTATACCCTCCGTCCCGTTCTGGATATTGTTGAGAACCTGATGATTCCATTGCGCGAGAAGGAAGAGTGGGGGTATATCATCCCATACATGATTACGGGAACACTGGATGAGCATCCGCGCTCGGCGATGGCGCTGCGTTCTTCAGCCGATAAAGACAAGGCGGTTGACTTCTATGACAAACTGACTACACCTGAGGTTAATTTCGGGGATAAATAA
- a CDS encoding SDR family NAD(P)-dependent oxidoreductase has translation MQTIAIVGAGPGLGLSIAKKFGGQGFRVALIARNGAKLKTLVEELTMLGIEAAAFPADLYNKEGLTTAFRNIKDKYGFIDVLEFSPTSGSFPPTPATQVTEEIALDAFQSQVIGAIRSVEQVLPEMLEKNTGALLFTTGLSSLYPIPMMGNMGIAFSGLRNYAMNLHTDLAPLGIYVGHLAIGAIIRPGTDADPNLIAGAWYDLYSRRTQPEDTFPQGVTPATILW, from the coding sequence ATGCAAACCATCGCTATCGTAGGTGCAGGACCGGGCCTCGGCCTGTCCATTGCCAAGAAGTTTGGCGGACAGGGCTTCCGTGTCGCTTTGATCGCCCGCAACGGAGCCAAATTAAAAACTTTGGTAGAAGAACTTACAATGCTGGGTATTGAAGCAGCCGCATTCCCTGCGGATCTTTACAACAAGGAAGGGCTCACCACAGCATTCCGGAACATCAAAGACAAATACGGCTTCATTGATGTACTGGAATTCAGCCCTACCAGCGGCAGCTTTCCTCCAACTCCGGCAACACAGGTAACAGAAGAAATTGCACTTGACGCTTTCCAGTCGCAGGTCATCGGCGCGATCCGTAGTGTGGAGCAGGTGCTGCCGGAGATGCTGGAGAAGAATACAGGCGCTCTTTTATTCACAACCGGACTGTCCTCCCTGTATCCGATTCCTATGATGGGCAACATGGGAATTGCATTTAGCGGGCTGCGCAACTACGCTATGAACCTGCACACGGATCTGGCACCACTAGGCATTTATGTAGGTCATTTAGCTATAGGAGCCATTATCAGACCCGGGACTGATGCCGATCCGAATCTCATTGCCGGTGCATGGTACGATCTTTACTCCCGCAGAACTCAGCCCGAGGATACTTTTCCACAAGGTGTAACGCCAGCCACCATCCTCTGGTAA
- a CDS encoding putative bifunctional diguanylate cyclase/phosphodiesterase, protein MRQEERKTIHAAIIGAALFLLIQIFRTPLGHIEDKDLLLAFYLISGCCTVAFGFAIFAQGWLLFSNKLSRARLYTSALFLGVSIFDFLHVLGFVGIPGVASYISSGQSLWLLTFSRLASALGIVLIFCRADQPMSVDSKNKVFRNSFLLILLSAAVFGSGNLIVPGLTSYPWVETVRDLMNMAVLFVYLLGVGIIVYPGKIEKSASLLIIIRSLVFFALGQVFFMNLFSVGDMDYLFGMLSSGVAYYLLLTGVYRLTIEEPFEENQQAEARINYLAFHDDLTGLPNRRRLMQRMEEIVIQSEKDKSRGFSGLVIMNINHFKNINDSLGHYAGDLLLQLVAQRIGSEVRVNEELYSMGADEFAFLMTERTGLENCLVRANDLLRLFETPVSLESGEYHISLSLGMSIFPGDGDTAEQLIQNADTAVHNAKMQGVDIRRYIPAMQMKAKERLKLENDLRRALERNEFYLVYQPQVLLETEEIVGMEALLRWNHPKRGLVSPVDFIPIAEESGLIVPIGEWVLRTACQQNKTWQNAGYRPICVSINLSMRQFLQPNLAGKIGAILQEIGLDPSYVDLEITESMTLDKETAFDQLNRLKRLGVCISIDDFGTGYSSLHYLKNMPIDRLKIDRSFVSDVMEDSNNAAIVSTITSMAHHLKLKVTAEGVENKEQLQFLRQQHCHEAQGFLFSKPVKAEEFELSFLKPLLEMPS, encoded by the coding sequence ATGAGACAAGAAGAGAGAAAGACCATTCATGCGGCGATTATAGGGGCTGCGCTGTTCCTTCTGATCCAGATTTTCCGTACACCGCTGGGCCATATAGAGGATAAAGATTTACTGCTGGCATTCTATCTTATTTCGGGCTGCTGCACTGTGGCTTTCGGCTTTGCGATTTTTGCCCAGGGCTGGTTGTTATTCTCCAATAAATTATCCAGAGCAAGACTTTATACATCCGCTCTGTTTTTGGGTGTAAGCATCTTTGATTTCCTGCATGTTCTCGGTTTTGTAGGCATTCCCGGAGTTGCCTCTTATATTAGCTCCGGACAATCCCTATGGCTGCTGACCTTCTCGCGGCTTGCGAGTGCGCTGGGGATCGTGCTTATCTTCTGCAGGGCAGATCAGCCGATGTCGGTAGACAGCAAGAACAAGGTGTTCCGGAATTCCTTTTTGTTGATTCTGCTATCCGCGGCTGTGTTTGGCTCCGGCAACCTGATTGTTCCTGGACTGACGAGTTATCCGTGGGTGGAGACAGTAAGAGATTTGATGAATATGGCCGTACTGTTCGTTTATCTGCTTGGAGTAGGGATTATTGTATATCCGGGCAAAATTGAGAAGTCTGCTTCGCTTCTGATTATTATCCGCTCCCTTGTATTTTTTGCACTGGGCCAGGTCTTCTTCATGAATCTGTTCAGTGTCGGAGATATGGATTATCTGTTCGGGATGCTCAGCAGCGGAGTGGCTTATTATCTTCTGCTTACCGGTGTCTACAGATTAACGATAGAGGAGCCCTTTGAAGAGAACCAGCAGGCAGAGGCGCGGATTAATTATCTGGCCTTCCACGATGATCTTACAGGTCTTCCGAACAGGCGCCGCCTGATGCAGCGTATGGAAGAGATCGTGATCCAGAGTGAGAAGGACAAAAGCCGCGGATTCTCGGGTCTGGTCATCATGAACATCAATCATTTCAAGAATATTAATGACTCCCTTGGACATTATGCAGGAGATTTGCTGCTGCAACTGGTCGCCCAGCGGATCGGTAGTGAGGTTAGAGTGAATGAAGAGCTCTATAGTATGGGAGCGGATGAGTTTGCTTTTCTGATGACAGAGCGGACTGGTCTTGAGAACTGTCTGGTCCGGGCGAATGATCTGCTGCGGCTGTTCGAGACACCCGTAAGCCTCGAGTCCGGAGAATATCACATCTCGCTTAGTCTGGGGATGAGCATCTTCCCCGGAGACGGTGATACGGCAGAGCAGCTAATCCAGAACGCGGATACTGCTGTGCACAATGCGAAGATGCAAGGGGTGGATATCCGCCGCTATATTCCGGCTATGCAGATGAAGGCTAAGGAACGCCTCAAGCTGGAGAATGATCTGCGCAGAGCCCTAGAGCGGAATGAATTCTATCTCGTCTATCAGCCTCAGGTACTGCTTGAGACCGAAGAGATTGTCGGTATGGAGGCGCTGCTGCGCTGGAATCATCCCAAACGCGGACTCGTCTCTCCCGTAGATTTCATTCCAATCGCAGAAGAGAGCGGACTGATTGTTCCAATCGGGGAATGGGTGCTCAGAACGGCTTGCCAGCAGAATAAAACATGGCAAAATGCCGGTTATCGGCCCATTTGTGTCTCTATTAATCTATCGATGCGTCAGTTCCTGCAGCCGAATCTGGCTGGTAAGATAGGGGCGATTCTGCAGGAGATCGGTCTCGATCCCAGCTATGTTGATCTGGAGATTACCGAGAGCATGACACTGGACAAGGAGACTGCCTTTGACCAACTGAACCGCCTAAAGAGACTTGGCGTATGCATCAGTATTGATGATTTCGGCACAGGGTACAGTTCATTGCATTATCTCAAGAACATGCCGATTGACCGGCTCAAGATTGACCGCTCCTTTGTCTCGGATGTCATGGAGGACAGCAACAATGCGGCGATTGTCTCCACGATAACGTCCATGGCTCACCACCTGAAGCTTAAGGTAACTGCGGAAGGCGTTGAGAACAAGGAACAGCTGCAATTCCTGCGCCAGCAGCATTGCCATGAAGCACAAGGGTTTCTGTTCAGCAAGCCGGTCAAGGCGGAGGAATTCGAACTGTCTTTTTTGAAGCCGCTGCTGGAAATGCCATCGTAA
- the abc-f gene encoding ribosomal protection-like ABC-F family protein — MIISCQNVQKYHGAQLVLENITFDIRQGEKIGLIGRNGCGKTTLFHLLSGEERPDQGQISIRRSSVIGLLAQIQQVSDDETVYAVLQRSFAEPLQWQRRLRELEQTMSASGASDDEQAWNRLLKEYGNLQEKFEAAGGYEIESSISRVAAGLGIGSGQYDRRFSSLSGGEKTKVGLAELLLRRPDILLLDEPTNHLDMDAIEWLEQFLQSYDGTVLAISHDRYFLDAVVKKVIEIEDGEAFTFHTNYSGYQVEKEARLLQQFADYQEQQKKIKQMQESIKRLIEWGKLNPQNISFPRRAASMQKALDRMVRVKRPVLERKSMDLQLEQDDRTGNQVVILDQISKAFGERKLFSAASDILRYGETTALIGGNGAGKSTLLRIILGLEAPDSGSCTLASRAVVGYLAQEAVPEENGQSVLRYFREEAGLEEGEARGQLARFLFYGSDVFKNITNLSGGEWTRLRFAVLMHRRPNLLILDEPTNHLDIDSREALEEALEEFPGTVLAVSHDRYFINRCFGKLWNIDGGRFSSFSGNYEYYKEKQAEKAAAAERQAAAAAGSAAAAVIKPHPAGGAASAAPSRKPRPAVSWEQDIAAAEAQLSVIDGEMLNPRFASDSGKLAELMTARDAAQQKLDDLYSSWLSEADNS; from the coding sequence ATGATCATCTCATGCCAAAATGTCCAAAAATACCACGGTGCCCAGCTCGTCCTGGAGAACATCACCTTCGATATCCGCCAAGGCGAAAAAATCGGCCTGATCGGCCGCAACGGCTGCGGCAAGACCACCCTCTTCCATCTGCTGAGCGGGGAAGAACGTCCCGATCAGGGACAGATCTCCATCCGCCGGAGCAGCGTCATCGGACTGCTCGCGCAGATTCAGCAGGTGAGCGACGATGAAACCGTATATGCGGTTCTGCAGCGCAGCTTCGCGGAGCCCTTGCAGTGGCAGCGCCGCCTGCGGGAGCTGGAGCAGACCATGTCCGCTTCCGGTGCAAGTGACGATGAACAGGCTTGGAACCGGCTGCTTAAGGAATACGGCAACCTGCAGGAGAAATTCGAAGCCGCTGGCGGATATGAAATTGAATCCTCCATCAGCCGTGTTGCCGCCGGCCTTGGCATTGGAAGCGGCCAGTATGACCGCCGGTTCTCTTCCCTCTCCGGCGGGGAGAAGACCAAGGTCGGCCTCGCCGAGCTGCTGCTGCGCCGTCCCGATATTCTGCTGCTCGATGAGCCGACCAACCACCTCGATATGGATGCTATCGAATGGCTGGAGCAGTTCCTGCAGAGCTATGACGGCACTGTGCTGGCCATTTCCCATGACCGTTATTTCCTCGATGCCGTCGTTAAGAAGGTCATTGAGATCGAAGACGGCGAAGCCTTCACCTTCCATACGAACTACAGCGGCTATCAGGTGGAGAAGGAAGCCAGACTCCTGCAGCAGTTCGCTGACTATCAGGAGCAGCAGAAGAAGATTAAGCAGATGCAGGAGAGCATCAAGCGGCTGATTGAATGGGGAAAGCTGAATCCGCAGAACATCTCGTTCCCCCGCCGCGCAGCTTCCATGCAGAAGGCGCTGGACCGGATGGTCAGAGTCAAACGGCCGGTTCTGGAACGCAAGTCCATGGATCTGCAGCTGGAGCAGGATGACCGGACCGGCAATCAGGTCGTAATCCTTGACCAGATTAGCAAAGCCTTCGGAGAGCGTAAGCTCTTCTCGGCAGCCAGTGATATTCTCAGATATGGAGAGACTACGGCACTGATCGGCGGCAACGGCGCAGGCAAAAGCACGCTGCTGCGGATTATTCTCGGGCTGGAAGCCCCGGACAGCGGCAGCTGTACGCTGGCTTCCAGAGCCGTTGTCGGCTACCTGGCCCAGGAAGCTGTACCGGAGGAGAACGGCCAATCCGTGCTCCGTTATTTCCGCGAGGAAGCAGGGCTTGAAGAAGGAGAAGCCCGCGGGCAGCTGGCCCGGTTTCTCTTCTACGGCAGTGATGTGTTCAAGAACATCACCAATCTCTCCGGCGGAGAATGGACACGGCTGCGCTTCGCGGTGCTGATGCACCGCCGTCCGAATCTGCTCATTCTTGATGAGCCGACCAACCATCTCGATATCGATTCCCGCGAAGCGCTGGAAGAGGCGCTGGAGGAGTTCCCCGGGACCGTGCTGGCTGTATCGCATGACCGTTATTTCATTAACCGCTGCTTCGGAAAGCTATGGAATATTGATGGCGGGCGTTTCTCATCCTTCTCCGGGAATTATGAATATTACAAGGAGAAGCAGGCTGAGAAAGCCGCGGCTGCCGAACGGCAAGCTGCAGCTGCAGCAGGGAGTGCGGCTGCTGCCGTCATTAAGCCCCATCCAGCCGGTGGTGCCGCATCCGCCGCTCCTTCCCGCAAGCCCCGTCCGGCCGTCTCCTGGGAGCAGGACATTGCTGCTGCGGAGGCTCAGCTCAGTGTTATCGACGGCGAGATGCTGAACCCGCGGTTTGCCAGCGATTCCGGGAAGCTGGCTGAGCTTATGACGGCGCGGGATGCCGCACAGCAGAAGCTGGATGACTTGTACAGCAGCTGGTTAAGCGAAGCGGATAACTCTTAG
- a CDS encoding NUDIX hydrolase codes for MEQKWLTWAKEIQGIAQTGLTYAKDVYDIERYQALRELSVDILANYTYESKERIRLSFAGEGGYSTPKVDIRGVIFEDNQILLVREKLDGKWALPGGWADIGLSPSEVVVKEIAEESGYQAEAVRLLAVLDKKFHQHPPEPYHVYKMFILCRITGGAAEAGVETSGVGFFAEDALPELSEERNTVEQLHTLFQYLHNSEKAVILD; via the coding sequence ATGGAACAGAAATGGTTAACCTGGGCCAAAGAAATACAGGGGATTGCCCAGACCGGTCTGACCTATGCCAAGGATGTATATGATATCGAACGTTACCAGGCGCTGCGGGAGCTGAGTGTAGATATTCTGGCTAACTATACGTATGAGAGCAAAGAACGCATCCGGCTCTCATTCGCGGGAGAGGGCGGATACAGCACGCCGAAAGTGGATATCCGCGGAGTGATTTTTGAGGATAACCAAATTCTGCTTGTACGTGAGAAGCTGGACGGTAAGTGGGCATTGCCTGGAGGCTGGGCGGACATCGGCTTGTCTCCAAGCGAAGTGGTTGTGAAAGAGATTGCCGAGGAATCCGGCTATCAGGCGGAAGCCGTACGTTTGCTCGCTGTGCTGGACAAGAAATTTCACCAGCATCCCCCGGAGCCTTATCATGTCTACAAAATGTTCATCCTGTGCCGGATTACCGGCGGGGCAGCGGAAGCGGGTGTGGAGACAAGTGGGGTAGGCTTTTTTGCCGAGGATGCCTTGCCTGAATTGTCTGAGGAGCGCAATACGGTGGAGCAGCTGCACACACTGTTCCAATATTTACATAATTCTGAAAAGGCAGTAATATTGGACTAA
- a CDS encoding TRM11 family SAM-dependent methyltransferase: MPEGGNNSYIYTYAHSEDEASLCGMELRCLFGGEIPPAIFSSGTRVDVSRSPFIKERIDVMYEGDTLPEIYRQTERVELNGRTFKVIFVKTNDLTPEHKIEYDERRVIEREIGLRIEGEADVNHPELVYGIVTLGGRWYFGAYHKNKATWFRQMKKPRSYSIALSTRVARAAVNMAVPRIAGVKMIDPCCGIGTVMVEALSMGIDIVGRDINPLIAAGARTNIAHFGFESEVTLGDIADIKEHYDVAIVDMPYNLYSRITPEEQFAILTNTRRIADRVVIVAIEAMDEMIHSAGFTIIDRCIAKKGAFSRHLMLCE; this comes from the coding sequence ATGCCCGAGGGCGGAAACAATTCTTATATCTATACATACGCCCATTCTGAGGATGAGGCATCCCTATGCGGTATGGAGCTGCGCTGTCTGTTTGGCGGCGAGATCCCGCCGGCTATATTCTCAAGCGGGACCCGGGTGGACGTCAGCCGCAGCCCTTTTATCAAAGAGCGGATTGATGTGATGTACGAAGGGGACACGCTCCCGGAAATCTACCGGCAGACGGAACGGGTAGAACTGAATGGACGGACCTTTAAGGTGATTTTTGTGAAGACGAATGATCTGACACCAGAGCATAAAATTGAATACGATGAACGCAGAGTAATTGAACGGGAAATCGGCCTGCGGATCGAAGGCGAGGCGGATGTGAATCATCCGGAGCTGGTGTATGGAATTGTAACGCTGGGCGGACGCTGGTACTTCGGCGCTTATCATAAGAATAAGGCAACCTGGTTCCGGCAGATGAAAAAGCCCCGCAGCTACTCCATAGCACTCAGCACACGGGTGGCCCGGGCGGCGGTCAATATGGCGGTTCCCCGCATAGCCGGAGTGAAGATGATAGATCCCTGCTGCGGGATTGGCACGGTAATGGTTGAGGCACTGTCTATGGGAATCGATATTGTAGGACGTGACATTAACCCGCTTATTGCTGCCGGAGCGCGGACGAATATCGCCCATTTCGGCTTCGAGAGTGAAGTCACGCTCGGGGATATCGCCGACATTAAGGAGCACTATGATGTTGCTATTGTGGATATGCCTTATAATCTGTATTCGCGGATTACCCCAGAGGAGCAGTTTGCCATTCTCACCAATACCCGCCGGATTGCGGACCGGGTTGTAATTGTGGCGATCGAAGCGATGGATGAGATGATACATTCTGCCGGCTTCACGATCATCGACCGCTGTATTGCGAAGAAAGGTGCGTTCTCCCGTCATCTGATGCTGTGCGAGTAG
- a CDS encoding dipeptidase, protein MSYETYFQTERDAQLTELKQWLAIPSISALSVHKEDVNAAAGWLVETLKRAGLENIELHPTAGHPVIYADYLHAPGKPTILVYGHYDVQPVDPLNLWTTPPFEPEIRDGKLYARGATDDKGQVFMHIKAIEAILKQEGTLPVNIKLCIEGEEEIGSVNLPPFLEANQDKLAADAVLVSDTSLLERGRPAICTGLRGLCSLEVTVNTALTDLHSGSYGGGVPNALHALVSLLSSLHDDKGRVSVEGFYEGVPVLSPLLRDEFAKQGVDEDKIRASLGLEQLYGEEGYSFVERIGARPTLELNGVYGGFQGEGSKTVIPKEAHAKITCRLVGDQDPQHILDAVEAHLKANIQSGAKVHVKQMEKARAFNIDPSHPILQTAADAYGKVYGTRALFTKDGGSIPIMESFSRILKAPVVLMGFGLDDENLHAPDEHFNLENFDKGLLTIVEFLKTV, encoded by the coding sequence ATGTCTTACGAAACTTATTTTCAGACTGAGCGTGACGCTCAGCTAACCGAACTCAAGCAATGGCTGGCCATTCCCAGCATCTCGGCCCTCTCCGTACACAAGGAGGATGTGAACGCCGCTGCAGGCTGGCTGGTAGAGACTCTGAAACGCGCCGGATTAGAAAATATCGAGCTGCACCCTACTGCAGGACATCCAGTGATATATGCAGATTATCTTCATGCCCCAGGTAAGCCGACCATTCTGGTGTACGGACATTATGATGTACAGCCGGTTGATCCGCTGAACCTGTGGACCACCCCTCCGTTTGAACCGGAGATCCGTGACGGCAAGCTGTACGCCCGTGGAGCCACTGACGATAAAGGTCAGGTGTTCATGCATATCAAGGCCATTGAAGCCATCCTCAAGCAGGAGGGCACCTTGCCGGTCAACATCAAACTGTGCATCGAAGGCGAAGAAGAGATCGGCAGCGTGAACCTGCCTCCATTCCTGGAAGCCAACCAGGACAAGCTTGCGGCAGATGCCGTCCTTGTCTCGGATACCTCCCTCCTGGAACGCGGGCGCCCTGCGATCTGCACCGGACTGCGCGGTCTATGCTCGCTTGAGGTCACTGTAAACACCGCATTAACGGATCTGCACTCCGGCTCCTATGGCGGCGGCGTTCCAAATGCCCTGCATGCACTGGTGTCTCTTCTCAGCTCGCTTCATGATGACAAGGGCCGTGTGTCCGTTGAAGGTTTCTATGAAGGCGTGCCTGTACTCTCTCCTCTCCTCCGCGATGAATTCGCCAAGCAGGGAGTAGACGAAGACAAGATCAGAGCGTCCCTTGGCCTGGAGCAGCTGTACGGCGAGGAAGGCTACAGCTTCGTAGAACGCATTGGCGCACGTCCAACCCTGGAGCTGAACGGCGTATACGGCGGCTTCCAGGGCGAAGGCAGCAAGACGGTTATTCCGAAGGAAGCCCATGCCAAAATCACCTGCCGCCTTGTCGGCGACCAGGACCCGCAGCATATCCTGGATGCCGTGGAAGCACATCTGAAGGCCAATATACAGAGTGGTGCGAAAGTGCATGTGAAACAGATGGAGAAGGCCCGCGCCTTCAACATCGATCCCTCTCATCCGATCCTGCAGACCGCTGCAGATGCTTACGGCAAAGTATACGGCACCCGCGCCCTCTTCACCAAAGACGGCGGCTCGATCCCAATCATGGAGAGCTTCTCCCGCATCCTGAAGGCTCCTGTGGTACTGATGGGCTTTGGGCTGGACGACGAGAACCTGCATGCTCCGGATGAGCATTTCAATCTGGAGAATTTCGATAAAGGCCTGCTGACGATTGTGGAGTTCCTGAAGACCGTATAA
- a CDS encoding winged helix-turn-helix transcriptional regulator — MNNQEKDGLQAGRQLTILEDCTVTRQILDRVGDKWSMLIIVNLGAQSLRFKELQRRSGGISQRMLTQTLRHLERDGLVWRKATPTVPLTVEYGLTSLGESLLGPLTLLVEWVRGNRGEIAKARISYDGGHGDAEPADSPEKFSLESETEAPQAAEAIGAE, encoded by the coding sequence TTGAACAATCAGGAGAAGGATGGATTACAAGCTGGCCGGCAACTAACTATACTGGAGGATTGCACGGTTACCCGGCAGATCCTGGACCGTGTCGGAGATAAATGGAGTATGCTGATCATTGTGAACCTTGGAGCGCAGTCTTTACGTTTCAAGGAACTGCAGCGCCGTTCCGGCGGGATCTCGCAGCGCATGCTCACCCAGACGCTCCGCCATCTGGAGCGTGATGGACTGGTCTGGCGCAAAGCTACTCCGACAGTCCCTTTAACCGTAGAGTATGGTCTTACAAGTCTGGGCGAATCTCTTCTTGGCCCGCTGACTTTACTGGTAGAATGGGTGAGGGGAAACCGTGGAGAAATCGCCAAGGCAAGGATCAGCTATGATGGCGGGCATGGAGATGCTGAACCGGCGGATAGCCCGGAAAAGTTCAGTTTAGAATCAGAAACAGAAGCGCCGCAAGCGGCGGAAGCGATAGGAGCGGAATAA
- a CDS encoding PH domain-containing protein, which translates to MAIFNGLLGNASQVPLEDVKREYAQILAPQETIERAYKLIRDMFIFTDKRLILVDKQGMTGKKTEYHSIPYKSITHYSVETAGHFDLDAELCLYVSGAAVPLKKTFNKSVNIYEVQAVLSQYILK; encoded by the coding sequence ATGGCGATTTTTAACGGATTGCTGGGCAATGCTTCCCAGGTCCCGCTGGAAGATGTGAAGCGGGAATATGCGCAGATTCTGGCTCCGCAGGAAACGATCGAACGCGCCTACAAGCTGATCCGGGATATGTTTATTTTTACAGACAAACGCCTGATCCTCGTAGATAAGCAGGGGATGACCGGCAAGAAAACGGAATATCACTCAATTCCCTACAAAAGCATCACCCATTACTCGGTGGAAACGGCCGGGCATTTCGATCTCGATGCGGAGCTGTGCCTCTATGTGTCCGGTGCGGCGGTGCCGCTGAAGAAAACCTTCAACAAGTCCGTCAATATCTATGAGGTGCAGGCGGTGCTGTCGCAATATATTCTGAAGTGA
- a CDS encoding FeoA family protein, with protein sequence MASASCSLLRLQPGTTGSIYRIEGMNPILRRRLADLGVSEGVMIRLKGKGPFMGPITLECNGQLFAIRRKEASMIEVKVS encoded by the coding sequence ATGGCTTCTGCATCCTGCTCCTTGCTGCGCTTACAACCGGGCACTACCGGCTCTATTTATAGAATCGAAGGCATGAACCCCATCTTGCGCCGCCGCCTTGCCGATCTGGGAGTATCCGAAGGTGTAATGATCCGCCTGAAGGGTAAAGGTCCTTTTATGGGCCCCATTACGCTGGAATGCAACGGTCAATTATTCGCTATCCGCCGGAAGGAAGCTTCGATGATTGAGGTGAAAGTTTCATGA